The Nicotiana tabacum cultivar K326 chromosome 14, ASM71507v2, whole genome shotgun sequence genome contains a region encoding:
- the LOC107773926 gene encoding putative inactive receptor kinase At2g26730, giving the protein MAALSILCFLLVLFTLLSYSRVNSEPTQDKQALLAFLSQTPHENRLQWNSSTSVCTWVGVECDPTQSFVYSLRLPGVGLLGQIPVNTLGRLSQLRVLSLRSNRLTGSIPSDVFSNLKFLRSLYLQDNRFSGEFPPSLSRLTRLTRLDISSNNFTGPIPFSINNLTRLTGLFLENNGFNGTLPSISLSNDGLVDFNVANNHLNGSIPSSLSKFPASSFSGNIDLCGAPLPPCAPFFPSPSQSPSPVLIPSVKKSKKLSTAAIVGISIGSVVLLLILLLILYICLRKSKVRAKEAKPKPVATAATAVAGGEAGTSSSKEYDVMEGERNKKLVFIDGGMYSTFDLEDLLRASAEVLGKGSVGTSYKAVLEVGTTVVVKRLKDVVATRKEFELQMEVLGNMKHENVLPLRAFYYSKDEKLLVSDYMPAGSLSALLHGSRGSGRTPLDWDSRMRIVSSAARGLAYLHVSGNIAHGNIKASNVLLRQDNQDACVSDYGLNPLFSNSTPLNHRVAGYRAPEVVETRKATFKSDVYSFGVLILELLTGKSPNQASLGEEGIDLPRWVQSVVREEWTAEVFDVELMRYHNVEEEMVQLLQIGMACVSIVPDQRPAMPEVVRMIDEMNRGDTDYGLRQSSDDPSKGSDSQTPPQVSRTSPSGITP; this is encoded by the exons ATGGCAGCACTTTCGATCCTCTGTTTTTTGTTAGTACTATTTACACTACTGAGTTATTCTCGAGTTAACTCGGAGCCAACTCAAGACAAGCAAGCTCTCCTTGCTTTCCTCTCTCAAACTCCACACGAAAATCGTCTTCAATGGAATTCTTCAACATCAGTTTGTACTTGGGTTGGCGTCGAATGCGACCCGACCCAATCGTTTGTATATTCTCTCCGGCTTCCTGGTGTTGGACTGTTGGGTCAAATTCCAGTCAACACACTCGGCCGGTTGAGTCAACTCCGAGTTCTGAGTCTCCGGTCTAACCGGCTCACCGGTTCAATTCCTTCGGATGTGTTTTCAAATCTCAAGTTTTTACGTAGTCTTTATCTTCAGGATAATCGGTTTTCAGGCGAATTCCCACCGAGTTTGTCCCGGTTAACTCGGTTAACTCGGCTCGATATCTCGTCTAATAATTTTACTGGGCCTATTCCGTTTTCCATTAACAATCTTACCCGTTTAACTGGACTTTTTTTGGAGAACAATGGTTTTAATGGTACTCTTCCGAGTATTAGCTTGTCTAACGATGGTCTTGTTGATTTTAATGTAGCAAATAatcatctcaatgggtcaattCCGAGTAGTTTGTCGAAATTCCCAGCTTCGTCGTTTTCTGGTAATATTGATTTATGTGGCGCTCCATTGCCGCCTTGTGCCCCATTTTTCCCATCGCCTTCACAATCACCATCACCAGTATTGATTCCATCAGTTAAGAAATCGAAAAAGCTCTCTACAGCAGCCATTGTAGGAATATCAATCGGTTCAGTAGTTTTGCTTCTCATATTGTTGCTAATACTTTACATTTGTTTGAGAAAAAGTAAGGTGAGAGCGAAAGAAGCAAAGCCAAAGCCAGTGGCAACAGCTGCTACAGCAGTGGCGGGAGGAGAAGCGGGGACATCATCGTCGAAAGAATATGATGTAATGGAAGGGGAAAGGAATAAGAAGCTAGTGTTCATCGATGGTGGAATGTATAGTACATTTGATTTGGAGGATTTGTTGAGGGCATCCGCGGAGGTATTAGGGAAAGGAAGTGTGGGAACAAGTTATAAGGCGGTTCTTGAGGTTGGTACTACAGTGGTAGTGAAGAGGCTTAAGGATGTGGTGGCGACGAGGAAGGAGTTTGAGCTACAAATGGAGGTTTTgggaaatatgaagcatgaaaaTGTGCTCCCACTCAGAGCATTTTACTACTCAAAAGATGAGAAATTGTTGGTCTCTGATTACATGCCTGCTGGAAGCTTATCTGCTCTTCTTCAtg GTAGTAGAGGGTCAGGCCGAACACCATTAGACTGGGATAGTCGAATGAGAATAGTGTCGAGTGCAGCACGGGGCCTCGCGTACCTCCATGTTTCAGGAAACATTGCTCATGGAAACATAAAGGCTTCCAATGTTCTCCTTCGACAAGACAACCAAGATGCTTGTGTCTCAGACTACGGATTGAACCCACTTTTCTCCAACTCAACGCCACTCAATCACCGTGTTGCTGGCTACCGTGCACCAGAGGTTGTGGAAACCCGAAAGGCCACATTTAAATCCGATGTATATAGCTTTGGCGTGCTGATATTGGAGCTCTTAACAGGGAAATCACCAAATCAAGCTTCACTAGGCGAAGAAGGCATTGATTTGCCGAGATGGGTCCAAAGTGTCGTTAGGGAAGAATGGACAGCCGAGGTGTTTGACGTCGAGCTAATGAGGTACCATAACGTAGAAGAAGAGATGGTACAACTACTTCAGATCGgaatggcatgtgtttcaatcgTACCAGATCAACGACCCGCTATGCCAGAGGTTGTAAGGATGATCGACGAAATGAATAGAGGTGACACTGACTATGGTCTCCGACAATCTTCCGATGATCCATCGAAAGGTTCCGATAGCCAAACACCTCCTCAGGTATCAAGAACCTCACCTTCTGGTATTACACCTTAA
- the LOC107773841 gene encoding putative purine permease 10, which yields MLTAAGEEARKEETSDNENKSKAVPSLVQYKWWIQISIYSTFVLSGQAIGTLLGKLYFNKGGNSIWLASLVQNIGFPILIPFLLIPSLTNKSEQNRDVNIKKPSIFVLIPLYISLGLFLAGNCMLYSIGQLYISVTTYTLICTSQLGFNSLFSFFLNKQKFTPYIVNSLVLLTISSSLLLLQNDDNSGYSNKKYSKKKYIIGFLCTLAASAGYGFMLSITQLAFQKIFKRESFRLIIEMTIYESLVATLANLVVLFASGEWKILNKEMNEFELGKKSYVLNLIGTAVSWQAFTVGSIGLIFKVSSLFSNVISILGVPMAPVFSMLFLHEKMNGVKVISMVLAMGGFLSYMYQHYLDDLKKKSEKNVSSNVSEISLTERSS from the coding sequence ATGTTAACTGCAGCAGGTGAAGAAGCTAGAAAGGAAGAGACCTCAGATAATGAAAATAAGTCAAAAGCAGTTCCCAGCCTTGTACAATATAAATGGTGGATCCAAATTTCTATTTATTCAACATTTGTTCTATCTGGTCAAGCAATTGGTACACTCTTAGGAAAACTATATTTTAATAAAGGAGGAAATAGCATATGGTTAGCTTCATTAGTACAAAATATTGGCTTCCCAATTCTCATCCCTTTCCTCTTAATACCATCATTAACCAATAAGAGTGAACAAAATAGAGATGTTAATATAAAGAAACcttctatttttgttcttattCCTCTTTATATTTCCCTTGGTTTATTTTTAGCAGGAAATTGTATGCTTTACTCTATAGGACAATTATATATATCTGTTACCACTTATACACTTATTTGTACTAGCCAATTAGGATTCAATTCCCTATTTTCATTCTTTTTAAACAAACAAAAATTCACACCTTATATAGTGAACTCTTTAGTACTTCTCACAATTTCTTCTTCACTCCTTCTGCTCCAAAATGACGACAATTCTGGATATTCCAATAAGAAATACTCTAAGAAAAAGTATATAATTGGTTTTTTATGTACCTTAGCTGCATCTGCTGGTTATGGATTCATGCTCTCTATAACACAATTAGCCTTTCAGAAAATCTTTAAGAGGGAAAGTTTTCGATTAATCATAGAAATGACAATTTATGAGTCCTTAGTCGCGACATTGGCAAACTTGGTGGTGTTATTTGCAAGTGGAGAGTGGAAAATCTTGAACAAAGAGATGAATGAGTTTGAACTTGGGAAGAAATCATATGTTTTGAATTTGATTGGAACTGCTGTTTCTTGGCAAGCTTTTACAGTTGGTTCAATTGGGCTGATTTTCAAGGTTTCTTCACTGTTTTCCAATGTGATTAGCATTCTTGGTGTGCCTATGGCTCCTGTTTTCTCTATGTTATTTCTTCATGAGAAAATGAATGGTGTGAAGGTGATATCAATGGTGTTGGCTATGGGGGGTTTCTTGTCATATATGTATCAGCATTACcttgatgatttgaagaaaaagtCCGAAAAAAATGTTTCAAGTAATGTCTCTGAGATTTCTCTCACTGAAAGAAGTTCGTAA